A single region of the Vicia villosa cultivar HV-30 ecotype Madison, WI linkage group LG4, Vvil1.0, whole genome shotgun sequence genome encodes:
- the LOC131594936 gene encoding uncharacterized protein LOC131594936 yields MENHQNQNKNLNQDHQQQHHAWGTWEELLLACAVNRHGFKDWDTVAMEVQSRTNRPTLLATAHHCEQKFHDLSRRFTDDVPPPQQNGDAAAFDCDHVPWLHKLRKQRVAELRRDVQRSDVSILSLQLQVKKLQEEKAKENDGEEDKKPDLAVTGEEERPEKEKTGGEMEEAKPVNSEPDIRRLEESTTNTDKVLPTTGDESDRDNQSVNESNSTGSRFEAAKTGEVDVKVEPGPVPIHSGLKEPDQTVRKKKSVEEESNNGSYDNDNEAKVLTFESVPPSEKRKVEGDSSELHDSVTHSEEGGTRESSEVQSSSSLTKTRKSRQKKEVSGGEVLPENENVVATVKSEPLVEVLEMIKRHEKFSLFERRLEKNQDSDKYKDIVKQHLDLETIHSRLQKGHYSSCANSFFRDLLLLFTNATVFFNHDSPESRAAQQLFRLVVAEMRSCSQAQSEPITQKNDSLPPNPPLSKPDSVLPKHKTAAPIIVCRKRTPISVKPSTTTFSQKGDQSINNDKKERSSSDAKPILKQINSETDEDEPPKTKEKPVTGARSRRSSKSHNSNTGDKKLLSNSTPKTGSSAKKPVETPKLDKNKTEGMSDKKKNAAADFLKRIKRNASAEVMKSGGSGGGGSSGSSKGGGSGANTKDQKKIVSSGKGEKGKERSSRYDDGGGPGSGDKKNKNIEHSSQSRRSVGRPPKKAETSVVKRGRESSASGGKDKRPKKRSKK; encoded by the exons atggaaaaccaccaaaaccaaaacaaaaacctaaaccaaGACCACCAACAACAACACCATGCTTGGGGCACGTGGGAGGAGCTTCTACTAGCCTGCGCCGTCAACCGCCATGGCTTCAAAGACTGGGACACCGTCGCCATGGAGGTTCAGTCACGAACCAACCGCCCCACGCTCCTCGCCACCGCACACCACTGCGAACAGAAATTTCACGATCTAAGCCGCCGATTCACCGACGACGTTCCTCCGCCGCAACAGAATGGGGACGCCGCCGCTTTCGATTGCGATCATGTACCCTGGCTTCACAAATTGAGGAAACAACGCGTTGCTGAGCTCCGGCGTGATGTCCAACGCAGCGACGTCTCCATTTT GTCGCTGCAGTTGCAGGTGAAGAAGTTGCAGGAAGAAAAAGCGAAAGAAAATGACGGAGAAGAAGATAAAAAACCAGATCTGGCGGTTACAGGTGAGGAAGAGCGGCCGGAAAAAGAAAAAACCGGTGGAGAAATGGAAGAGGCCAAACCAGTGAATTCCGAACCGGATATTCGCCGGCTTGAGGAAAGCACAACTAATACTGATAAGGTGTTACCAACAACAGGGGATGAATCGGACCGAGACAATCAATCGGTTAATGAGTCGAACTCAACCGGTTCGAGGTTCGAGGCAGCGAAAACCGGTGAGGTTGATGTAAAAGTAGAACCCGGTCCGGTTCCTATTCATTCCGGTTTGAAAGAACCGGATCAAACCGTGAGAAAGAAAAAATCGGTTGAAGAGGAATCGAATAACGGAAGCTACGATAACGATAACGAGGCTAAAGTTCTTACGTTTGAGTCGGTTCCGCCGAGTGAAAAGAGGAAGGTGGAGGGTGACTCGTCCGAGTTGCATGACTCGGTGACTCACTCGGAGGAGGGAGGCACGAGGGAAAGCAGCGAGGTGCAGAGTTCTTCGAGTTTGACGAAAACGAGGAAGTCGCGGCAGAAGAAGGAGGTTTCGGGCGGAGAAGTTTTGCCAGAGAATGAAAACGTAGTAGCTACGGTGAAATCTGAACCGTTGGTTGAGGTCTTGGAGATGATTAAAAGACATGAAAAATTTTCATTATTTGAGCGCCGTCTTGAAAAAAATCAG GATTCGGATAAATACAAAGACATTGTGAAACAGCACCTGGACTTGGAAACCATACATTCGAGACTCCAAAAGGGTCATTATTCCTCATGCGCTAACTCATTCTTCCGTGACCTTCTCCTGCTCTTCACCAACGCCACTGTTTTCTTCAATCATGACTCACCTGAATCACGGGCGGCGCAGCAGCTGTTCCGCCTTGTCGTTGCTGAGATGAGAAGCTGCAGCCAAGCACAGTCTGAACCTATCACCCAAAAGAACGATTCACTTCCTCCAAACCCACCATTATCCAAACCAGATTCTGTTCTTCCCAAGCACAAAACCGCTGCTCCTATAATAGTTTGCCGCAAACGAACTCCAATCTCTGTTAAACCTTCCACAACCACCTTTAGCCAAAAGGGTGATCAGTCCATCAACAATGACAAGAAGGAAAGATCATCTTCAGATGCCAAACCAATCTTGAAACAAATTAATTCTGAGACAGACGAAGACGAGCCTCCCAAGACCAAGGAAAAGCCTGTCACTGGAGCCAGAAGTAGAAGAAGCAGCAAGAGCCACAACAGTAACACTGGCGATAAGAAACTACTCTCTAACTCCACCCCCAAAACAGGATCCTCAGCAAAAAAGCCAGTTGAGACTCCAAAATTGGATAAGAACAAAACAGAAGGGATGTCAGACAAGAAGAAGAATGCCGCCGCCGATTTCTTGAAGAGAATAAAGCGAAATGCATCAGCGGAGGTGATGAAAAGTGGTGGTAGCGGTGGAGGAGGAAGTAGTGGCAGCAGTAAGGGTGGTGGAAGTGGTGCTAATACGAAAGATCAGAAGAAAATAGTGAGTAGTGGAAAGGGGGAGAAAGGGAAAGAAAGATCATCAAGGTATGACGATGGAGGAGGGCCAGGGTCAGGGGATAAAAAGAATAAGAATATCGAGCACAGCTCTCAGTCGAGGAGGAGTGTTGGGAGACCTCCAAAGAAAGCAGAAACCAGTGTAGTTAAGCGCGGAAGGGAAAGTAGTGCAAGTGGCGGGAAAGATAAGCGACCGAAAAAACGTTCAAAGAAATGA